The DNA sequence AAGTAAATAAAACGTTGGTCATGTAGATATatttatttgactttttttttttcaaagcttttgaatttttcacttcttttcgTTAGTTTAAAAGATGATACACagggtattcaaaatttttatgggGAATCcagaaacgaaaaaagaaaaaaaaagagataatgtaaaaaatataattttaaaaaatatgttgCCACGCTTGTGGATCATCACGAAGACTGATGTTCACCGCTGACGCTCGCTGATGCTGGCTACCTCCACCGCCCACACTCTGCCCCAATCGCCGCCGAAGAGCTCGGATCGTGGACACCGTTGCTTCTTCTGCTAATTCAAATCTTCCACATCTTGCTTCTGCGATTTCTTTACTAAAGTGCCATTGATTAATTGCCACAGGTTGCGAAGTGGAAAGTTCCGCTCGCAATTGGCTTTCTCGATCTTCACCGGCGAGAGCTATTCCTGAGTGCTGACCAAGTGCTCGACGAATTGTCTGGGAAGGAAAATCTGAGTTTCTTCGCCACGGCTTAATTGTTAAGGATTTGCCATGTTGATGCTAATGTGCCCGTGCCCATCTCTCGAAGATGGGGCCAAAAATCTTGGGAAGTTTCAAGCAAACGAGGTGAGCTTCCTTCCTACCTCCTCATATGTCATTTATCTTCTGATGCAGGATTATGTTACCTTGTTGCATCAAAGTAACTCGTCAAGATTGCCAGGGTTACTTTAATGCTTCTCCAAACGCGCAAAGTGACCGTTTTGTTCAATCTTCTTGGTCTCGACCTTCCCTGGCGCTACATGGAAGCATCCTTTGGGTTCAATAGTGTGTCATATTCTCCCAAAAGGGGTTCTGAATCAGTAGCACCACTGATCTGCAAATCTTTCTGCTGGTACGCATATTGGGATGTCGTGGCCCTTGACCGTAGATTGCGGGGGTGGATATGGAAATGTACTATTAGAGTTCCCTGTAGTTGCATATCATATAagtggggaaataaaaaaaattctaaacccattgcaattgtgccaattcagtcataaactttttttgccAGTTaagtccaaaatcttttttaattatgtcaattcagtccatttggccgggCGGCACCgatgtggcaaaattttaataacgCTTTaatatctttgaaattttaactatttttttctctcttttctttttttagggtttgggccAGTAAGAGGCTGTCGTCCACCGGCCCTTAGGCGAGGGCCCGCGGCCCTCAACCAGTGGCCAGTGGAGGTCGCAGGCCCAAaccctcaaaaaagaaaaaaatgacataaaaaatttattaagaaatgattataaaattcggaaaatattaataaattattaaaattttgccacgtcaacatcatcaacacaattgcaaaaagttaggactcaattaacaaaaaaaaaaaaaaaactgaattgatacaaatacaaaaagtttaagacttttttgggtaatttttccataTAAGTGCACAAGTCGTGGGCTGCCTTCATTCCACCGAAAGGTTAGGACTTCTTGCCATCCCTTTCTTAAGTGTGCACCTTGGACTGATTTTAGCCAAATGATGGACTTTAACTCAAGTATTTCAGGCTCATgctcgaatcgagcttcaagaTTGAATCCAACATGATAAAATGTTCCGTAAGCTCAAGCTGGATTTGTCTAGATTAAAACCGTCAAGTAAATTCTCATTTGAGCTCGTCgagattgaatattttcttacatAATTTTCTATAGACatttaaaattaattgaagTGCCTTTGAGAATCTAATTATGAAATTAGGTCCACGAGTGGGTCATGTAAAGCAGTTAACCCTAGTTGAGCTCGTTGAACTCGACTCAAAACAAAGCCCGAGCGCGACCGCTAATAAGCCGGTATGAAGTAGGTCCGAATCCTAGGTAACCGGTCCGTAGTCCTTTCGAGTTCCTTATCCCCGTTCCAGGCCGTAAAGGGTCCATGGTCCACATTAAACGTGCTCTGGATCTTGTCTGTGACCGAAATgaggaaaaacgaaaaagagagCGACCCTCTTCTATCCTCCTTCCTCGTTGTCGCCTAACTGTCAAAATGCCCTTTTGATCAAAACCCTCTTTCTGCGCTGGCGACACCAGAAAGACTTGGGTGGAGAGTTGCTTGCAGAGCGTGCGCAGAGAGAAAGCCAACTGGACCTGCAAAATCGAATCTTGGCTTCACCCCCTCCATCTCCGTTCGAAACCTTTAAAAATTTCgctttttttacttctcttcCCATCACAAGTGGTGTCAATTTGAACGAGGTTAAAGCAAGATGCGTAAAAACTCGGTTGCACAGAGAATCTTTTTGCCACCATGTACCCCAAATTCGAGTTGGTGAACTTTGTGATGTTATAGAATCGATGGGTAGGGTAAAAATGCCAACTTGGAGCTGGTAGGGGTAAGGGGGGAAGGGGCCCCTCAGGAATCGAAACCATTCCAGCCTTTCGCTATTTCCAATTTTGACCCCACCACCTTCCTTCCCTCACCCatgtgcttctctctctctggctctcGAGTTACGTTCCAGGTAGTGCAAGCTGCAAGGCAATGCTCCTCTGGCTCTCAATCCTCATGTgctgagagaaagagagaaaaaaacagaGCCTTTCTCCCTAGCCCAGCttcacaactctctctctctctctctctctctccaagatgAGGAACACTActcgccttcttcttcaccaCCACctgctcttcctcctcctctgtttCTCCGCCACCTCCCCGcacgccgccgccaccgccgacgACGATGCCGCCGCAATGCTGGCCCTCAAGAAGTCTCTCGCCGCCCCGGAGTCCCTCGGATGGTCCGACCGGGACCCCTGCAAGTGGTCCCACGTGGTCTGCTCCCAGTCCAACCGGGTCACCCGCATCCAAATCGGCCACCAGGGCCTCCAAGGTACGCTCCCCCAGAACCTGAACGCCCTCACCCAGCTGGAGCGCCTCGAGCTCCAGTTCAACAGCCTCTCCGGTTCGCTCCCGAGCTTGAGCGGCCTGAGCTCGCTCCAGGTCCTCATGCTCAGCAATAACCAGTTCGATTCTATCCCGACCGGCTTCTTCGACGGCCTGTCGTCGCTGCAGTCCGTCGAGATCGACAACAACCCCTTCGCCGCCTGGGAGATACCCCAGAGCCTACAGAATGCGTCCGCGTTGCAGAATTTCTCTGCAAACTCTGCGAATGTGACCGGGAAGGTCCCCAACTTCTTCGGGGCCGCCGACTTCCCCGGCCTGACTCTTCTTCACTTGGCATTGAATGATCTCGATGGGGGTTTGCCCCAGAGCTTTTCCGGGTCGCCGATTCAGTCGCTCTGGCTCAACGGGAGGGCCGGTAGTGGGAAGCTTAGTGGCGGTATTGATGTTATAGCTAACATGACTTCCTTGACGGAGGTTTGGTTGCATTCCAATTCCTTCTCGGGCCCGTTACCGGACTTCTCGGGGCTCCAGGACTTGCAGACCCTGAGCCTACGGGACAATCTGTTCACCGGCCCTGTTCCGTCATCATTGACGGGTCTCCAGTCCCTCCAGTCCGTCAACCTGACCAACAACTTCCTCCAAGGGCCAGTGCCCGAGTTCAGGAGCTCGGTCCAGGTGGACATGGCTGAGGACTCAAACAGCTTCTGTCTGCCAGGCCCTGGGGACTGTGATCCCAGAGTGAATACCTTGCTTTTGATTGCGAAGTCGATGGGTTATCCACAGAGATTGGCGGAGAACTGGAAGGGGAATAACCCGTGCTCCGGTTGGATCGGGATTACTTGCAACAATGGCAACATCACCGTTGTGAACTTTGAGAAGATGGGCTTCAACGGCACCATTTCCCCGGCTTTCGCCTCGCTGACATCGCTGCAGAGGCTCATTCTCGCGAGTAATAATCTTACTGGTTCCATTCCCACAGAGCTTACCACCCTGCCCGCGCTCGCGCTTCTTGACTTGTCGAGTAATCGGCTTTATGGTAAAGTCCCGACTTTTAAGAGTAATGTGATCATCAAAACCGGCGGTAATCCGGACATTGGGAAAGATAAGAGTAGTCTTTCAACGACTGGATCTCCCCAAGATGCAGCAGGTCCATCAGGTAGTGTAACAAATCGACATGGCCGTCGATCAGGCAAAAAGTCTGCTTTGATCGGCATCATAGTTGTTTCTGCCGTTGGCAGTATGTTTTTGATTATCTTGCTCGGTTTGTTGGGTTTCTGTCTATAtaagaagaaacaaaagcagTTTACCAGAGTACAGAGCCCCAATGCAATGGTGATTCATCCACGCCATTCTGGATCCGACAATGAAAGCGTGAAGATAACAGTCGCGGGATCAAGTGTTAATGTCGGTGCGATCAGCGAGACCCATACTGTACTGGGCAGTGAAGCTGGTGACATTCAAATGGTCGAAGCAGGAAACATGGTGATTTCTATCCAAGTCCTGAGGAATGTCACCAACAACTTTAGCGAGGAAAATATATTAGGACGAGGTGGTTTTGGGACGGTGTACAGGGGGGAACTACACGACGGGACAAAGATCGCGGTGAAAAGAATGGAATGCGGGGTGATAATTGGGAAGGGCCTCGCGGAATTCAAGTCGGAGATTGCTGTTTTGACTAAGGTTCGACACCGTCACCTCGTCGCCCTGCTCGGTTACTGCTTGGATGGCAATGAGAAGCTTCTTGTATATGAGTACATGCCCCAAGGGACACTGAGTAGACATCTATTTAACTGGCCTGAAGAAGGATGTGCCCCGTTGGAATGGACAAGAAGGTTGATCATTGCCTTGGATGTGGCGAGGGGTGTTGAGTATCTCCATGGTTTGGCGCATCAGAGCTTCATACACCGGGACTTGAAGCCGTCGAACATCCTCCTTGGAGATGATATGAGAGCTAAGGTTTCGGATTTCGGTCTGGTGCGTCTTGCGCCTGAGGGAAAAGGCTCCATCGAAACCAGAATAGCCGGAACATTCGGGTACTTGGCACCGGAATATGCGGGTTAGTCCTCATCCATCGTCTTTGAGAACACTTCTTTTTGAAAGATCAGATGCTTGCACCCAACTCACTCTGGTCTGGCAATTCACAACCATGTTAATTTCGCTAGTATAGTATTACATGTCTGAGGcaatattttgttaatgttcTAGTGAACTCGCGATAACAATGGGCAAGACCGTTGTCGCAAAAGGGCAAACTAGCTGGAAATTAGACCTTCCCTCATTGCCTTTACATGCCATTTTGTCTTAGCTAGTTAAATTCAATCTCGCATCAAATCCATGTCAAACTATTTTAACAACTAGACCCTGGTCATGGTAATATGATTGCAGTGACTGGCCGAGTGACGACGAAAGTAGACGTCTTCAGTTTCGGGGTGATCCTGATGGAGTTGATCACTGGAAGAAAAGCGCTCGATGAGAGTCAGCCTGAGGACAGCATGCACTTGGTGACATGGTTCAGGAGAATCCACATCAACAAGGACACGTTTAAAAAGGCAATCGACACCGTGCTTGATCTCAATGAGGAGACGCTCGCCAGCATCAGCACAGTTGCCGAATTGGCCGGCCACTGTTGCGCTAGGGAACCCTACCAAAGGCCCGACATGGGCCACGCTGTCAACGTGTTATCTTCTCTGGTAGATGTGTGGAAACCGACCGATCACAACCCCGAGGACGTCTTCGGGATCGACCTGGAGATGTCGTTGCCGCAGGCCCTAAAGAAATGGCAGGCGTACGAAGGGACGAGCCACGTGGATTCCTCGGCATCGTCGTCCTACCTCCCTAGCATGGATAACACTCAGACAAGCATACCCACGAGGCCAAACGGGTTCGCCGCGTCGTTCACGTCCGTGGACGGGAGATGACATCGACGGTCTGAATGAGTTGGGGGGGTGTCCATTCTGTTTGCTTCTTGTTTAGGTGCTTTCAGTTTCTTGTCATGTAATCTAAATTCTTTCATGGTGTTTTTTTAGCCCTGATCTGAGTTTCTAACCTTTTCATTTACACATTGATACTGCAGTTGAAGCTGTTCTGTATGAGATGCTCTGCAAATGGAATCCAGAGGTTtcttgaaaacatttttaattatttttcaattttcaggcACACCCAATTTCCAGTACCATTAGATTCTTCAAACTAGGTTGAttcacttgttgtttgatttagGACAGGATATTGCAATGGGGAAAGTTGGGTGTGGCATGTGCAATCATAAGCATGCATGTGTCCATGGGGAATCATAAGgattaagaaaggaaaaaacaaaaggggggGAGCTGAGTAAGCTAACATGCGAGTCAAAAGGGCAGTTTCAACCACCCTGCAACAACAATAATGCCTCGGATGACATTATTGGGTTTTCGTTTTTCAACTTGTCGCTTCATATGTTGGTCTTTTGGTTGATTACGTTAACGAATGCTTCAGGACACTTGTTAAACACGTTCGACGTGAAATGATTcgtcaatttttaaatatcgatGTCACATGACATGATTAAGGTGAATACGCTAGGAATTGCAAAGTTTGTTGATCCGTCGTTTGACGAGGGTTCTCGAGGCATCCCGTTAATAAAACCATCGAAGTACGGTCCAAATCACGTTGGTAATCTCCGGACTCGGAATCTCATTCATCTCGCCTTGTAATGAAATCCGACTCCGACTCCGACTCGATGCTCAACGGATCATCCAAACATGAAATTATTTGCGCTCGAAGGGGGATTCCCGCCGGAGATTACGCGGGACGGGAATAATTTAatgagagaggaggagggacaGGGGTCCAATCCAATCCATGTGACAATGGAGGGTGTGTCGCCGGAGCACACATGGGTTCACGTTCGGGTTACCGGGTTTCCCAATGCAATTTTTCTCAGCTGTCATTGAATTGTTATTGTCAGCCGtacccctcttcttcttctcttccaaattttactctctctttttttaaatttccggTACGTATCCCTAAGTTTGGGTCTCCCCATGAAATTTTGACTGACCTATGCAATTATATTatctgggaatttttaaaaatatatttattgggCGAGGACAGACATAACAATTACAGGGAAATACCAGAATAGATCTATAAGGTAACGAGGAAAAAAACGTTCGATAGTTAAATCTCACTTACTGGGtggttaaattttctttttaccacTCCCTGGAGATACCCATTTGTATTTCATCTAATCGTAGAGGGAGCATGTTACGCCATGGGATGGATATAAAACGGCGCCGAATTTGCCACCACGAGCAGACACTGATGGATAAACACACAAATTTCTGTGAAAACGGAGAGAAATCTCACGATCGTATCCTCGACGATAATGATTACGGCGTGATTTTTCCGACGTGAAGGGAGTGGGGCCCTGCCAATAGGTCCCGCGAGAATTTGAGCGAAAGGAGATGTATCTTTTTGTTTCGGTCCTTTCGCCACTATCGTGAATTGGAGTCTTCTTATACGCTAGTGCCGTCGATCG is a window from the Rhodamnia argentea isolate NSW1041297 chromosome 8, ASM2092103v1, whole genome shotgun sequence genome containing:
- the LOC115745426 gene encoding receptor protein kinase TMK1; translation: MRNTTRLLLHHHLLFLLLCFSATSPHAAATADDDAAAMLALKKSLAAPESLGWSDRDPCKWSHVVCSQSNRVTRIQIGHQGLQGTLPQNLNALTQLERLELQFNSLSGSLPSLSGLSSLQVLMLSNNQFDSIPTGFFDGLSSLQSVEIDNNPFAAWEIPQSLQNASALQNFSANSANVTGKVPNFFGAADFPGLTLLHLALNDLDGGLPQSFSGSPIQSLWLNGRAGSGKLSGGIDVIANMTSLTEVWLHSNSFSGPLPDFSGLQDLQTLSLRDNLFTGPVPSSLTGLQSLQSVNLTNNFLQGPVPEFRSSVQVDMAEDSNSFCLPGPGDCDPRVNTLLLIAKSMGYPQRLAENWKGNNPCSGWIGITCNNGNITVVNFEKMGFNGTISPAFASLTSLQRLILASNNLTGSIPTELTTLPALALLDLSSNRLYGKVPTFKSNVIIKTGGNPDIGKDKSSLSTTGSPQDAAGPSGSVTNRHGRRSGKKSALIGIIVVSAVGSMFLIILLGLLGFCLYKKKQKQFTRVQSPNAMVIHPRHSGSDNESVKITVAGSSVNVGAISETHTVLGSEAGDIQMVEAGNMVISIQVLRNVTNNFSEENILGRGGFGTVYRGELHDGTKIAVKRMECGVIIGKGLAEFKSEIAVLTKVRHRHLVALLGYCLDGNEKLLVYEYMPQGTLSRHLFNWPEEGCAPLEWTRRLIIALDVARGVEYLHGLAHQSFIHRDLKPSNILLGDDMRAKVSDFGLVRLAPEGKGSIETRIAGTFGYLAPEYAVTGRVTTKVDVFSFGVILMELITGRKALDESQPEDSMHLVTWFRRIHINKDTFKKAIDTVLDLNEETLASISTVAELAGHCCAREPYQRPDMGHAVNVLSSLVDVWKPTDHNPEDVFGIDLEMSLPQALKKWQAYEGTSHVDSSASSSYLPSMDNTQTSIPTRPNGFAASFTSVDGR